The following proteins come from a genomic window of Salinivibrio kushneri:
- a CDS encoding GNAT family N-acetyltransferase: MMTLPTLKDFFEPLILRAVHQSHRQLVCVDQDLATVLAGFDETQPPLIVGSTEHGLSWRQAHQKLGQECGHLVVEVNAQFNAEAFCAIAGCCRAGALIVLRIAALDDDIPPSVQRLLRCLSEDDSVAFNCHWLHRLPQQRPAKHQTHSVTQEDAIAAVEKVVTGHRRRPLLLTADRGRGKSAALGIAAANLMMNKPRRIIVSSPSPAHAATLFHHLKATLKVDEAGQNIDYQGSQVRFIAPDALLQDAPAADLLLVDEAAAIPLPIISQWLNQYSRVAIATTEHGYEGTGRAFTLRLKQMLDVEQPQWRTLKLTAPMRWADDDPVERTLNAIFLLNCDDGLAIDQADMLETEWVNDIVIAPLSRHQLHRDEACLRQLFTLLIAAHYQTSPNDLARLLDDDAVLIFAGWLNNKLVAACVVSQEGGLDWQTCHAVVAGQRRVKGHLFSQSVAAHLGSVEVLHDRLWRVQRIAVAEPYRQQGVGQRLLAAVNKHAAESSVVGIGVSFGATASLTPFWFKQGFKPVKLGLKRDQASGCYSLQMLKPIQPLRWCDQALCLFRQNLPIQMLTSHQRMETDIAASIISGLPTAPLSEEVRQQLDGFVAGGVGVDAALSSLQAWLYHHIGHYGEQGENATLPILVSRILLGLPWSIVCTRYRLAGKRDAESRIRDYVQTHMTT, from the coding sequence ATGATGACCTTACCCACTTTGAAAGACTTTTTTGAGCCGCTTATCTTACGTGCTGTGCATCAATCCCACCGCCAACTGGTTTGTGTTGATCAGGATTTAGCGACTGTACTTGCTGGATTTGATGAGACACAACCCCCATTGATTGTGGGAAGCACTGAGCATGGTTTGAGTTGGCGCCAAGCACATCAAAAGTTAGGACAAGAATGTGGTCATTTAGTGGTAGAGGTGAACGCGCAATTCAATGCCGAAGCCTTTTGTGCCATTGCTGGTTGCTGCCGTGCGGGTGCGTTAATTGTGCTCCGGATCGCCGCCCTCGATGATGATATTCCCCCATCCGTGCAACGCCTTCTTCGGTGTTTAAGTGAAGACGATAGCGTCGCATTTAATTGTCATTGGCTGCATCGTTTACCTCAGCAACGTCCAGCGAAACATCAAACGCATTCAGTGACTCAGGAAGATGCGATTGCAGCCGTGGAAAAAGTCGTGACTGGACATCGGCGTCGTCCTCTGCTGCTAACCGCTGATCGTGGTCGGGGTAAATCCGCTGCGCTAGGGATAGCTGCGGCTAACTTGATGATGAATAAGCCAAGACGCATCATTGTGTCATCGCCTTCCCCTGCCCATGCAGCAACGCTTTTTCATCATTTAAAAGCCACACTTAAGGTCGATGAGGCGGGGCAAAATATCGACTATCAAGGAAGCCAGGTACGCTTTATTGCCCCTGATGCACTGCTACAAGACGCGCCAGCGGCAGATTTGTTATTGGTCGATGAAGCGGCTGCGATCCCACTGCCGATAATAAGCCAATGGCTTAATCAATACAGTCGCGTCGCGATTGCAACGACGGAACATGGTTATGAAGGGACAGGACGTGCTTTTACTCTCCGACTCAAGCAAATGTTGGATGTTGAGCAGCCGCAATGGCGCACATTAAAGCTCACGGCGCCCATGCGATGGGCTGACGATGATCCGGTTGAGCGAACCTTGAACGCTATCTTTTTACTTAATTGTGATGACGGCTTAGCGATCGATCAGGCCGATATGCTTGAGACAGAGTGGGTTAACGATATAGTGATTGCACCGCTTAGCCGTCATCAGTTGCATCGAGACGAGGCGTGTTTACGGCAGCTATTCACCTTACTGATCGCGGCCCACTATCAGACATCCCCTAATGACTTAGCCCGTCTTCTGGATGATGATGCGGTTTTAATCTTTGCCGGCTGGCTCAATAATAAATTGGTTGCTGCGTGTGTGGTGAGTCAAGAGGGAGGACTTGATTGGCAAACTTGCCACGCGGTGGTCGCAGGACAACGCCGGGTAAAAGGTCATCTTTTTAGCCAATCTGTCGCTGCGCATTTGGGGAGCGTTGAGGTCTTGCATGATCGTCTTTGGCGAGTGCAACGCATTGCTGTGGCCGAACCTTATCGACAGCAAGGTGTCGGTCAACGGTTGCTAGCTGCCGTGAATAAGCACGCCGCTGAATCCTCAGTGGTTGGGATAGGTGTTAGCTTTGGTGCAACCGCATCGCTGACTCCGTTTTGGTTTAAGCAAGGATTTAAGCCGGTTAAGCTGGGATTAAAACGTGATCAAGCCAGTGGTTGTTATTCGCTGCAAATGCTTAAACCTATACAGCCCTTGAGATGGTGTGATCAGGCGTTGTGCTTATTTAGGCAAAACCTTCCCATTCAGATGCTCACTAGCCACCAACGGATGGAAACTGATATTGCTGCGTCTATCATTTCAGGGTTACCAACTGCACCGCTATCGGAAGAAGTAAGACAACAACTCGATGGTTTTGTCGCCGGTGGAGTGGGGGTTGATGCCGCACTCTCGAGTCTACAGGCTTGGTTATATCATCATATCGGTCATTATGGGGAACAGGGTGAAAATGCCACATTACCCATTTTGGTTAGCCGCATTTTATTAGGATTACCTTGGTCTATTGTTTGCACTAGGTATCGACTGGCAGGAAAGAGAGACGCGGAATCTCGGATAAGAGATTATGTTCAAACGCACATGACGACATGA
- a CDS encoding DUF342 domain-containing protein gives MLDDILRVSQDGQRVYLSAGKVEHTNGQPIEKKQIKDWLVSNQVEGFFCFDDTIESALTKLNSSPDDAEPEDFIIAERRDATIESRIADDKMTAYLVVNGACGGRGLKADDILSTLREANIVRGIKKPTLQKLLSASGKLKPGEYLDVPVAFGRQPIAGEDAHLVYLIEDPAERVRRPKQREDGTVDMRDLGEMVMVKQGQPLAKLIPETSGYEGFTVTGSVLSTSAGKPMTLTAHPGSELSNKDPNILVATMAGIPRLQKDGVAVDDALSLDAVDVGTGHVNFEGSVVIKGDVEVGMKVTASGTVTVGGVVESATITAGADIIVQNGIIGRQVAADSDINCTLVAEGNIVAKFAQYATLCANQNLELTLHAMHCKTHVGQSIVISDATKRKGTLAGGKHEVGEKVQAVIIGASAGAHTYIHCFPRLPILKRELVNLNKSWEEKSAQLDKIQAAEKKLEAVPEEKRDAAMVERISSTREHLSTALSEIEALVEETDAAIESGYQTASIIATKSLLSRVHCTIGEEKHLVHSEHGPSHLFYDNAAIELKPYQANG, from the coding sequence ATGCTAGACGATATCCTCCGCGTCTCTCAGGATGGTCAGCGTGTATATTTATCGGCAGGGAAAGTCGAGCATACAAATGGCCAACCGATAGAGAAAAAACAAATTAAGGACTGGTTGGTGAGCAACCAAGTCGAAGGCTTTTTTTGTTTTGATGATACGATAGAGTCAGCATTAACCAAGTTAAATTCCTCACCGGATGACGCTGAGCCGGAAGACTTCATTATTGCTGAACGCCGCGATGCAACCATCGAATCGCGTATCGCTGATGATAAAATGACTGCCTATTTGGTCGTTAACGGCGCGTGTGGTGGACGTGGGTTGAAAGCCGATGACATTCTCTCTACGTTGCGTGAGGCCAATATTGTTCGAGGGATAAAAAAGCCGACCCTACAAAAACTTCTCTCCGCATCAGGAAAGCTCAAACCTGGTGAATACCTTGATGTCCCCGTCGCATTCGGTCGACAGCCTATTGCGGGCGAAGATGCCCACCTTGTCTATCTTATTGAAGATCCCGCTGAGCGTGTTAGGCGTCCCAAACAGCGTGAAGATGGAACCGTTGACATGCGCGATTTGGGTGAAATGGTGATGGTTAAGCAAGGACAGCCTTTAGCTAAACTGATCCCTGAGACATCGGGTTATGAGGGCTTCACTGTGACTGGGTCGGTTTTATCGACATCTGCCGGTAAGCCAATGACACTGACCGCTCACCCAGGCAGTGAGTTGAGTAATAAAGACCCTAATATTTTGGTGGCGACCATGGCGGGGATCCCACGGCTACAAAAAGACGGCGTGGCTGTCGATGATGCATTGAGCTTAGATGCGGTTGATGTCGGCACGGGGCATGTCAACTTTGAAGGCAGTGTGGTGATTAAAGGTGATGTTGAAGTGGGTATGAAGGTCACAGCATCGGGAACGGTCACGGTCGGCGGTGTGGTGGAATCGGCGACCATCACCGCCGGCGCAGACATTATTGTCCAAAATGGGATCATTGGTCGACAAGTCGCAGCAGACTCTGACATCAATTGCACCTTGGTTGCGGAGGGCAATATCGTTGCTAAGTTTGCGCAATATGCCACGCTCTGTGCCAATCAAAACCTAGAACTCACCTTGCATGCTATGCATTGCAAAACCCATGTGGGACAGTCAATCGTCATCAGTGATGCCACCAAGCGCAAAGGCACATTGGCGGGCGGTAAACATGAAGTTGGCGAAAAAGTACAGGCGGTGATTATCGGTGCTAGCGCAGGAGCGCATACGTATATACATTGCTTTCCGCGTCTGCCGATACTTAAACGGGAACTCGTCAATTTAAACAAGAGCTGGGAAGAGAAAAGTGCCCAATTGGATAAGATCCAGGCGGCAGAGAAAAAACTTGAAGCGGTTCCAGAAGAGAAGCGCGATGCGGCCATGGTGGAGAGAATAAGCTCGACACGCGAGCACCTTTCTACCGCGTTAAGTGAAATAGAAGCCTTGGTGGAAGAAACAGATGCAGCAATAGAAAGCGGATACCAGACGGCCAGCATCATTGCGACTAAGTCGCTACTGAGTCGAGTCCATTGCACTATTGGCGAAGAAAAGCACCTGGTTCACTCAGAGCACGGCCCATCACATTTGTTTTATGATAATGCCGCGATTGAATTAAAGCCGTATCAAGCTAATGGCTAA